The Bacteroidota bacterium genomic interval GTATTTTTTTTATTATGCACATTATCCTGGTAAAGACCAATCTTTTTCTCATCAGCGGCATCGTGCATTACCTAAAAGGAAGTTTTAACCTGCGATTTGCGGGGGGCATTTATCGTGATTATCCCTGGCTTGCCTTTCTATTTCTTGTTCCTGCCCTTGCGCTTGCAGGGTTACCGCCCTTTTCCGGTTTTTGGGCAAAAATTATTCTTATAAAATCGGCTATTGACGCGGAACTTTTTTGGCTCCTGTTTATTGCGTTGGGTGTAAGTTTACTGACTTTATATTCCATGACTAAAATATGGAATGAAGTTTTTTGGGCAAACGAAGCGGAGGCGAAGGACACTTCAGAACATTTTGCCATAAGCTCCGGTCCATTATGGATGATGGCATTGCCGGTAATTTTTTTGGTTGGCTGCACTTTGCTGATCGGGCTTTATCCGGTACCATTTTTTAAGCTCGCGGAAGAAACAGCTCTCCAACTGCTGAACAGGAATGAATATATAAAAGCAATTTTGCATTAAACAAAAAGAGATGAACAACAAATGAAATGGCTCCTGATTAATATTGTCATAGCCCTGGCCGGATATTATTTTGCCGGCAATTTTGTAGCGCTTAATTATGAAAAGCCTGCGATTTTCCTCCTTGTATTCAGCAGTCTATTTCTTTCTTTCTGGCTGTTGACTTTCCTCTTAAACAGGCAGTATTTCTTTAAAGTTCCGAAGATTATTAAATTCATTGGCTTTATCCTGAAAGAATTATTTATCAGTAATCTCCGCATAACCTATGATGTTTTAACGCCGGGACACCGGATGAATCCTGCAATTATAGCCCTCCCCCTGGATGCGCAAACCGATATTGAAATCGTTGCACTTGCTATCCTTATCACATTCACACCTGGTACACTGGGTTTAAAAGTATCAGAAGATAAAAGAATACTATATATACATGAAATGTATATACCTGACAATGATGTGGAAGCAGCAAAAAAAAGAATTAAAAACGGATTTGAACGAAGATTACTCGAAATAACCAGATAAAAAGATGGCAATCATTATCTCCTTAATACTATCAATTCTTGCTACAGCGCCAATAATGTACCGTCTTTTAAAAGGCCCGTCCATTGCCGACCGTGTTGCCGCATTTGATGTGCTGACATGTAC includes:
- a CDS encoding Na+/H+ antiporter subunit E; translated protein: MKWLLINIVIALAGYYFAGNFVALNYEKPAIFLLVFSSLFLSFWLLTFLLNRQYFFKVPKIIKFIGFILKELFISNLRITYDVLTPGHRMNPAIIALPLDAQTDIEIVALAILITFTPGTLGLKVSEDKRILYIHEMYIPDNDVEAAKKRIKNGFERRLLEITR